One window of Plasmodium berghei ANKA genome assembly, chromosome: 5 genomic DNA carries:
- a CDS encoding cytochrome c oxidase copper chaperone, putative: MGLSLTKPLNTTEENKTCAKKKKICCVCLDTKKLRDECIVNLGEEKCKKYIDEHNQCLRNEGFDIK, encoded by the coding sequence atgggATTATCTTTAACTAAGCCATTAAATACAACTgaggaaaataaaacgtgtgcaaaaaaaaagaaaatatgttGTGTATGCTTagatacaaaaaaattaagagATGAATGTATTGTTAATTTAGGAGAAgaaaaatgcaaaaaatatattgatgAACATAATCAATGCCTACGAAATGAAGGGTTTGAcatcaaataa